The following are from one region of the Mycolicibacterium helvum genome:
- a CDS encoding cytochrome P450: MTISADRDLHYDPYDVDQNINPFPMFARLREEAPLYYNPDLDFYALSRFDDVNKAVIDHETFISGRGALLEIIKSGMEIPTGTLIFEDPPIHNIHRNLLSRVFTPRKVAALEPQIREFTTRCLDPLVGTGRFDFVNDLGEQMPMRVIGMLLGIPEDRQRQITDHGEATLQKKEVDLLATGEVFAEFIDYRRDHPSDDIMTDLLNAEFTDETGTVRRLAREELLLYLTVIATAGSETTTRLIGWAGKTLAEYPDQRRELAENPALIPQAIEELLRWEPPALQIARYVARDTEYYGQTVPEGSAMLMLVGSANRDHRRFAPDGDVFDIHRDLKSHMTFGAGTHFCMGNALARMEGRIALEEILKRFPTWDVDWAGAVKSQTTAVRGWDAMPTIVT, from the coding sequence GTGACAATCAGTGCCGACAGGGATCTTCATTACGACCCCTATGACGTCGACCAGAACATCAATCCGTTTCCGATGTTCGCCCGGCTGCGCGAAGAAGCGCCGCTCTACTACAACCCCGATCTCGACTTCTACGCGCTGAGCCGGTTCGACGATGTCAACAAGGCCGTCATCGATCACGAGACATTCATCTCCGGCCGCGGCGCACTGCTGGAGATCATCAAGTCCGGAATGGAAATTCCCACCGGGACATTGATTTTCGAGGATCCGCCGATCCATAACATCCACCGCAATCTGTTGTCGCGTGTGTTCACCCCGCGCAAAGTTGCCGCACTCGAACCTCAGATCCGCGAATTCACCACCCGCTGCCTCGATCCGTTGGTCGGCACGGGTCGCTTCGACTTCGTCAACGACCTCGGCGAGCAGATGCCGATGCGGGTGATCGGCATGCTCCTTGGCATTCCGGAAGACCGGCAGCGACAGATCACCGATCACGGTGAGGCGACACTTCAGAAGAAAGAGGTCGACCTACTGGCCACCGGCGAGGTGTTCGCCGAGTTCATCGACTACCGACGTGACCACCCATCCGACGACATCATGACCGACCTGCTCAACGCCGAATTCACCGACGAGACCGGCACGGTACGGCGTCTGGCCCGCGAGGAACTGTTGCTCTATTTGACGGTGATCGCCACCGCCGGGTCGGAGACCACCACCCGGCTGATCGGTTGGGCCGGAAAGACACTGGCCGAATACCCGGATCAGCGTCGCGAACTGGCCGAGAATCCGGCCCTCATTCCGCAGGCGATCGAAGAGCTCCTGCGCTGGGAGCCGCCGGCACTGCAGATCGCCCGTTACGTCGCCCGCGACACCGAGTACTACGGGCAGACCGTGCCAGAAGGCTCGGCGATGCTGATGCTCGTTGGTTCAGCCAACCGCGATCACCGCCGCTTCGCTCCCGACGGCGACGTGTTCGATATTCACCGTGACCTCAAGTCGCACATGACCTTTGGGGCGGGTACCCACTTCTGCATGGGCAACGCCCTGGCCCGGATGGAGGGGCGCATCGCGCTCGAAGAGATCCTCAAGCGCTTCCCCACCTGGGACGTCGACTGGGCAGGCGCTGTGAAGTCCCAAACCACTGCGGTCCGCGGCTGGGATGCCATGCCGACGATCGTTACCTGA
- a CDS encoding LLM class flavin-dependent oxidoreductase, whose amino-acid sequence MKISLFYEFPLPRPWSEDDEHQLFQHGLDEVEAADKAGFATVWLTEHHFLEEYCHSTAPEMFLAAASQRTKDIRLGFGVMHLPPPINHPARIAERVATLDHLSNGRVEFGTGEGSSVAELGGFDIDPADKRTMWEEALEVSIRCMTEAPFTGFKGEHVEMPARNVIPKPLQNPHPPVWVACTRPSSVQMAAQKAIGALSFAYTGPEALKERVAGYYQEFEEQGAPVTPAINPNILAIGGDLSMMVAKTDEEALKRIGIGGGFFSFGIMHYYLTGMHTPGRTGVWELYEKAVEEDPTLAYGPGRGAIGSPETVREFLRGYEASGVDEIILLLNPRSHQGTMESIEIMGKEILPEFIERDAKAVADKAKRLAPVVEKVEARRQPSEAPIFDETYSFGGLPTGRGGKFTAGEIPEAMAEINEGRVKAAQLEKDKREAK is encoded by the coding sequence ATGAAAATCTCGCTGTTCTACGAGTTCCCGCTGCCGCGGCCATGGTCGGAGGACGATGAGCACCAGCTGTTCCAGCATGGCCTCGATGAGGTGGAGGCCGCCGATAAGGCCGGGTTCGCCACCGTGTGGCTCACCGAACACCACTTCCTGGAGGAGTACTGCCACTCCACCGCGCCGGAGATGTTCCTGGCCGCGGCCAGCCAGCGGACCAAAGACATCCGGCTCGGCTTCGGCGTGATGCACCTGCCACCGCCGATCAACCACCCAGCCCGCATCGCCGAGCGCGTCGCCACGTTGGACCATTTGTCCAACGGCCGTGTCGAATTCGGTACGGGCGAAGGTTCATCGGTCGCCGAGCTCGGCGGCTTCGACATCGACCCGGCCGATAAGCGCACCATGTGGGAAGAAGCGCTGGAGGTGTCCATCCGCTGTATGACGGAGGCACCGTTCACCGGCTTCAAGGGCGAGCATGTCGAGATGCCGGCCCGCAACGTGATCCCCAAGCCGCTGCAGAACCCACACCCGCCGGTGTGGGTGGCCTGCACCCGTCCGTCATCGGTGCAAATGGCAGCGCAGAAGGCTATCGGTGCACTGAGTTTCGCCTACACCGGCCCCGAGGCGCTCAAGGAGCGGGTGGCCGGTTACTACCAGGAATTCGAGGAGCAGGGCGCGCCCGTCACCCCGGCCATCAACCCCAACATCCTGGCCATCGGCGGCGACTTGTCGATGATGGTGGCCAAGACCGACGAGGAAGCTCTCAAACGGATCGGAATCGGCGGCGGATTCTTCTCGTTCGGCATCATGCACTACTACCTGACCGGCATGCACACCCCCGGCCGCACCGGCGTGTGGGAACTGTATGAGAAGGCCGTCGAGGAGGACCCGACCCTGGCCTACGGTCCGGGGCGCGGCGCCATCGGCTCGCCGGAGACCGTGCGGGAGTTCCTGCGCGGCTACGAGGCCAGCGGTGTCGACGAGATCATCTTGCTGCTCAACCCGCGTAGCCACCAGGGCACGATGGAGTCCATCGAGATCATGGGCAAGGAGATCCTGCCCGAGTTCATCGAGCGGGACGCCAAAGCCGTTGCCGACAAAGCCAAGCGGCTGGCGCCGGTGGTCGAGAAGGTCGAGGCGCGCCGGCAGCCCTCGGAGGCCCCGATCTTCGACGAGACCTACTCCTTCGGCGGCCTGCCCACCGGCCGGGGTGGAAAGTTCACCGCCGGCGAGATTCCCGAGGCGATGGCCGAGATCAACGAGGGTCGCGTGAAGGCCGCACAGTTGGAGAAGGACAAGCGGGAAGCCAAGTGA
- a CDS encoding alpha/beta fold hydrolase: MNIQHRTIVVNGLATHFLEAGEGEPVVLLHGGEFGVSAEISWERVIPVLSQRYRVLAPDMLGFGDSAKVVDFTDGRGMRIRHIARFCALLGIDSAHFVGNSMGAINILVDLTSAAPVLPVRSAVAICGGGEIQKNRHTAALYDYDASLEGMQAIVEALFFDPSFPADEAYVRRRHESSIAPGAWESLAAARFRRPGLDAAPAPSSKRAYERIDVPVLVVEGAWDKLLPAGWAAEIAGQITGGRSAVIDDAGHCPQIERPDVLADLLLKFFAGVTD, from the coding sequence GTGAACATTCAACACCGGACCATCGTCGTCAACGGACTGGCCACTCATTTTCTCGAGGCGGGGGAGGGCGAGCCCGTCGTGCTGCTGCACGGCGGCGAGTTCGGCGTAAGCGCCGAAATCAGCTGGGAGCGAGTCATTCCGGTTCTTTCGCAACGCTATCGGGTGCTGGCACCGGACATGTTGGGCTTCGGGGACTCCGCCAAGGTGGTCGACTTCACCGATGGACGGGGCATGCGGATCCGACACATCGCCCGGTTTTGTGCGCTGCTGGGCATCGACTCGGCACATTTCGTCGGCAACTCGATGGGGGCCATCAACATCTTGGTGGACCTCACCTCGGCGGCTCCCGTGCTGCCGGTGCGCAGCGCGGTTGCGATCTGCGGTGGCGGCGAGATTCAGAAGAACCGGCACACCGCCGCGCTCTACGACTATGACGCCTCGCTCGAAGGGATGCAGGCCATCGTGGAGGCGCTGTTCTTCGATCCCTCGTTCCCCGCTGACGAGGCGTACGTGCGGCGACGCCATGAATCCAGCATCGCACCAGGAGCCTGGGAATCCTTGGCGGCGGCGCGGTTTCGCCGACCGGGACTGGACGCTGCGCCGGCCCCGTCGAGCAAGCGGGCGTATGAGCGGATCGACGTTCCAGTCCTGGTGGTGGAGGGCGCGTGGGACAAGCTGCTACCGGCGGGGTGGGCCGCCGAGATCGCCGGCCAGATCACCGGTGGCCGCTCGGCGGTCATCGACGACGCCGGTCATTGCCCGCAGATCGAGCGCCCCGACGTGCTGGCCGACCTACTGCTGAAGTTCTTCGCCGGGGTGACCGACTAG
- the xylB gene encoding xylulokinase produces the protein MTLVAGIDSSTQSCKVVICDADTGAVVRSGNAPHPPGTEVDPEHWWNALQASIGQAGGLDDVAAVSVGGQQHGMVCLDERGAVVRPALLWNDTRSGDASAELVTEFGGSSWWAAQIGVVPVASFTVTKIRWLADHEPRNADATAAVCLPHDYLTWRLGDSTDIAALRTDRSDASGTGYFAAATGEYRPDVLSAAMRGRSPALPRVLGPHDEAGRTLAGALLGPGAGDNAAAALGLGARVGDCVISLGTSGVVSAVGDTVPNDADGLVAGFADATGRYLPLVCTLNGAPVLAAVAAMLGVNFEEFSDLALSARAGAEGLVWVPYFDGERSPNLPDATGALHGVTGRNMLPANVARAAVEGLLASMRFCLDKIADQGIATERVMIVGGGVRSEAVRRIAPAVLGVPVVVPEPGEYVALGAARQAAWTLSGGDVPPTWATSQAVVYDAEPTPAVMDRYQDACRLILARDT, from the coding sequence ATGACGCTCGTGGCTGGTATCGACTCGTCCACCCAGTCGTGCAAGGTTGTGATTTGCGATGCCGACACCGGAGCGGTGGTGCGGTCGGGGAACGCACCCCACCCGCCGGGTACCGAGGTCGACCCCGAGCACTGGTGGAACGCGCTGCAGGCCAGTATCGGGCAAGCCGGCGGCCTTGACGATGTGGCGGCGGTTTCGGTCGGCGGACAACAACACGGCATGGTCTGCCTTGACGAGCGGGGCGCGGTGGTGCGACCCGCGTTGTTGTGGAACGACACCCGTTCTGGGGACGCCTCCGCGGAACTGGTGACCGAATTCGGCGGATCGTCGTGGTGGGCCGCGCAGATCGGTGTCGTGCCGGTCGCATCGTTCACCGTTACCAAAATTCGCTGGCTCGCCGACCACGAACCGCGAAACGCTGATGCGACCGCGGCGGTGTGCCTGCCGCACGACTACCTGACCTGGCGACTGGGCGACAGCACCGACATCGCGGCATTACGTACCGACCGCAGCGATGCCAGTGGCACGGGCTATTTCGCCGCTGCCACCGGCGAGTACCGGCCCGACGTGCTGAGCGCGGCGATGCGGGGCCGCAGTCCTGCTCTGCCCCGGGTGCTCGGACCGCACGACGAGGCCGGGCGGACTCTGGCAGGGGCCCTGCTGGGGCCCGGTGCCGGCGATAACGCAGCTGCCGCGCTGGGCCTGGGTGCGCGTGTCGGTGACTGCGTGATCTCGTTGGGCACGTCCGGGGTTGTCAGCGCTGTCGGCGATACGGTGCCCAACGATGCGGACGGTCTGGTCGCAGGTTTCGCCGACGCGACCGGCCGGTATCTGCCGTTGGTGTGCACGCTGAACGGCGCGCCCGTGCTGGCTGCCGTCGCCGCCATGCTCGGCGTGAACTTCGAGGAATTCTCCGACCTGGCGCTGAGTGCGCGGGCCGGAGCCGAGGGGCTGGTCTGGGTGCCATATTTCGACGGTGAGCGCTCACCGAACCTGCCCGATGCCACCGGGGCGCTGCACGGCGTGACTGGTCGTAACATGTTGCCGGCCAACGTGGCCCGCGCTGCCGTCGAGGGTTTGCTCGCCTCGATGCGGTTCTGCCTGGACAAGATCGCCGACCAGGGCATCGCCACCGAACGGGTGATGATCGTCGGTGGCGGTGTGCGATCCGAAGCGGTTCGGCGGATCGCGCCTGCCGTGCTCGGGGTGCCGGTCGTGGTGCCTGAACCGGGCGAGTACGTTGCCCTCGGGGCCGCGCGTCAGGCGGCCTGGACGCTGTCGGGCGGCGATGTCCCGCCGACGTGGGCGACAAGCCAGGCCGTGGTCTATGACGCCGAGCCGACCCCGGCGGTCATGGACCGTTATCAGGACGCCTGCCGGTTGATCCTGGCTCGGGACACATAG
- a CDS encoding FAD-binding protein, whose product MRQSFDHTVDVLVIGSGAGGMTAALRAEALGLDTLIVEKSPKFGGSSALSGGGIWVPGAPSQRKAGYSPDPDEVFMYLKTITGGLVSDERLRAYVDTAPEMMEFLEKSSSWFEFVWKPGYADYYPELPGGSERGSTINVPEIDLRKLGDEEQNLLAPLALAPKGIWFAPKDLRLFYQVRQNWRGKAVLLKLIWRMFRARVFGDRMAAIGQSLMARMRLALKEKNIPLWLSAPMTELITDVDGPEGRVVGAVVERDGKLLRVAARRGVVVASGGFDHDMAWRREHLPVLEKDWSFGNPAATGDGIRAGEKVGAATDLLDEAWWFPAMCWPDGRLQFMLNERMMPAQFVINGAGKRFINEAAPYMDFAHAMIEGQQGLGERSDGKAGVEHIPCWLVTDIASFHRYVVGGHLPVPKVPFAPVPTGRKIPQAWLDSGIVVVADTFGELAAKIGVPADALQRTAARFNELARKGHDDDFNRGDSAYDNYYGDPTLPNPNLAPLGKAPYLAFQIILGDLGTSGGLLTDEHARVLREDGTVIDGLYATGNASAAVMGRSYAGAGATIGPAMTFGYVAAEHISHNSDREVTA is encoded by the coding sequence ATGAGACAGTCCTTTGATCACACGGTCGATGTTCTCGTCATAGGATCGGGCGCGGGCGGGATGACCGCGGCGTTACGCGCCGAGGCGCTCGGACTGGACACCCTGATCGTGGAAAAGTCGCCCAAATTTGGTGGTTCATCGGCACTGTCCGGCGGCGGTATCTGGGTGCCCGGTGCGCCGTCGCAACGCAAGGCCGGATACTCGCCGGACCCCGACGAGGTGTTCATGTACCTCAAGACCATCACCGGCGGTCTGGTCAGCGACGAACGACTGCGCGCGTACGTCGACACCGCCCCCGAGATGATGGAGTTCCTGGAGAAGTCCAGCAGCTGGTTCGAGTTCGTCTGGAAGCCGGGCTACGCCGACTACTACCCCGAGCTGCCCGGCGGGTCCGAGCGTGGCAGCACCATCAACGTGCCCGAGATCGATCTGCGCAAGCTCGGCGACGAAGAGCAGAACCTGCTTGCGCCGTTGGCGCTGGCTCCGAAGGGAATCTGGTTCGCGCCCAAGGATCTTCGGCTGTTCTATCAGGTTCGGCAGAACTGGCGGGGCAAGGCCGTGCTGCTGAAGCTGATCTGGCGGATGTTCCGGGCCCGGGTGTTCGGCGACCGGATGGCCGCGATCGGTCAGTCGCTGATGGCGCGGATGCGGCTGGCGCTCAAAGAGAAGAACATCCCGCTCTGGTTGTCGGCGCCCATGACCGAACTGATCACCGATGTGGACGGCCCAGAAGGACGGGTGGTCGGTGCCGTGGTCGAACGGGACGGCAAGCTGCTGCGGGTCGCCGCCCGGCGCGGTGTGGTGGTGGCCTCCGGCGGGTTCGACCACGATATGGCGTGGCGTCGTGAGCACCTCCCGGTGCTGGAAAAAGACTGGAGCTTCGGCAATCCCGCGGCCACCGGCGACGGTATCCGAGCCGGTGAGAAGGTGGGCGCGGCCACCGATCTTCTCGACGAGGCGTGGTGGTTTCCCGCCATGTGCTGGCCCGACGGACGCCTGCAGTTCATGCTCAACGAGCGGATGATGCCCGCCCAGTTCGTGATCAACGGCGCCGGGAAGCGGTTCATCAATGAGGCGGCGCCCTATATGGATTTCGCGCACGCGATGATCGAGGGCCAGCAGGGTCTGGGGGAGCGAAGCGACGGGAAGGCTGGAGTTGAACACATCCCGTGCTGGCTGGTCACCGACATCGCGTCGTTCCACCGGTACGTGGTGGGCGGCCATCTGCCCGTCCCGAAAGTGCCGTTCGCGCCGGTGCCCACCGGCCGCAAGATCCCGCAGGCGTGGCTGGACTCCGGGATCGTCGTCGTCGCCGACACCTTCGGTGAGCTAGCTGCCAAGATTGGTGTCCCGGCTGACGCGTTGCAGCGCACCGCTGCCCGGTTCAACGAACTCGCCCGCAAGGGCCACGATGACGACTTCAATCGGGGCGACAGCGCCTACGACAACTACTACGGCGACCCGACGCTGCCCAACCCCAATCTGGCGCCGCTGGGCAAGGCGCCGTATCTAGCCTTCCAGATCATCCTCGGCGACCTGGGAACGTCCGGAGGATTGCTCACCGACGAGCACGCCAGGGTGCTGCGCGAGGACGGCACAGTCATCGATGGGCTGTACGCCACTGGGAACGCATCGGCTGCGGTGATGGGCCGTAGCTACGCCGGTGCCGGCGCCACCATCGGACCCGCGATGACGTTCGGATACGTCGCAGCAGAACACATCTCCCATAACTCTGATCGAGAGGTAACCGCATGA
- a CDS encoding coniferyl-alcohol dehydrogenase: MSTIDDLLRYDGRRVVVTGCASGIGAQLCGQLTDLGAEVVGLDLRSPAPDTVELSTFVEVDLADPGSIDRAVASVSGPVDVLFNVAGVSSGIGNPVKVVTINFLGTRHLTEAILPTLGQGASVICVSSLAAANYRENLPQAAGLLTTGSMAEGIAWCHDHPDALADGGYRLSKEAIIGYTVSNAVRLGANGIRINCTGPGVTETPILDQLRSAYGQGLLDDIPKPLGRVSNPAEQAAVLVFLGSKAAGYITGQVIWADGGNIAARQAADYEKG, from the coding sequence GTGTCCACTATCGACGATCTGTTGCGGTATGACGGCCGTCGTGTGGTGGTCACCGGCTGCGCGTCGGGAATCGGTGCTCAGCTGTGCGGGCAGCTCACCGATCTGGGTGCCGAAGTGGTCGGCCTTGATCTGCGATCCCCGGCGCCCGACACGGTCGAGCTGAGCACGTTCGTGGAGGTCGATCTGGCCGATCCCGGTTCGATCGATCGGGCCGTCGCCTCGGTGAGCGGCCCGGTCGATGTGCTGTTCAATGTGGCCGGAGTGTCCTCGGGAATCGGCAACCCAGTAAAGGTGGTCACCATCAACTTCCTGGGCACCCGGCATCTCACCGAAGCGATACTGCCTACGTTGGGCCAGGGCGCGTCGGTCATTTGCGTGTCGTCCCTGGCCGCGGCGAACTACCGTGAGAACCTGCCGCAGGCCGCGGGTTTGCTGACGACGGGCTCGATGGCCGAGGGCATTGCGTGGTGTCACGACCATCCCGACGCGCTGGCCGACGGCGGCTACCGGCTGTCCAAGGAGGCGATCATCGGCTACACGGTGAGCAATGCCGTCCGGCTGGGCGCCAACGGTATTCGGATCAACTGCACGGGACCGGGTGTGACCGAGACGCCGATTCTCGACCAGCTGCGGTCGGCCTACGGGCAGGGCCTGCTCGATGACATCCCCAAACCGCTCGGGCGGGTGTCCAACCCCGCCGAGCAGGCCGCGGTGCTGGTATTCCTGGGCAGCAAGGCCGCCGGTTACATCACCGGACAGGTCATCTGGGCCGACGGCGGCAATATCGCGGCGCGCCAAGCTGCCGACTATGAGAAGGGATGA
- the alr gene encoding alanine racemase — protein sequence MAAVEAVIDLGAIVHNVQVVAERARSGVMAVVKANGYGHGATPVARAALDAGAAEIGVATVEEALALRRDGVSAPIVAWLHTPTTDFAAAVAADIEVVVSSARQLAEVAACAEVVGSAATIGVKVDTGLGRNGAALPDWPDLCDTVAKHSATGAVVMRTAMTHLARGDEPHHPLNDQQAAFLDACVADLGRAGAPAQVVHMSNSAAALTRPDLSRDLVRAGIAVYGHTPVPQLGDFGLAPAMTLTAEIAVVKKISAGQGVSYNHTWVAPRDTTIAVVACGYADGIPRVLTDWLTVAIDGRHFRSVGRICMDQFVVDLGPGRTEVSEGDRAVLFGPGSCGEATAADWARAAGTIDYEILSSIRGRTARRYVSRARINRQAS from the coding sequence GTGGCGGCCGTCGAGGCCGTGATCGACCTTGGCGCGATCGTCCATAACGTGCAGGTGGTGGCCGAGCGCGCGCGATCGGGCGTGATGGCCGTGGTCAAGGCCAACGGCTACGGACACGGCGCCACCCCGGTTGCGCGCGCCGCGTTGGACGCTGGCGCCGCCGAGATCGGGGTGGCCACCGTCGAGGAGGCGCTGGCCCTACGACGCGACGGGGTCAGCGCCCCGATCGTTGCCTGGTTGCACACGCCCACAACTGATTTCGCCGCCGCAGTCGCCGCCGACATCGAAGTGGTGGTGTCCTCGGCCCGCCAACTGGCCGAGGTGGCGGCCTGCGCCGAGGTCGTCGGCAGCGCAGCGACGATCGGGGTCAAGGTCGACACCGGACTCGGGCGCAACGGCGCCGCGTTGCCGGATTGGCCGGATCTCTGCGACACCGTGGCCAAGCATTCCGCGACCGGTGCGGTCGTGATGCGCACGGCGATGACACACCTGGCCAGGGGTGACGAGCCACATCACCCGCTCAACGACCAGCAGGCGGCGTTCCTGGACGCTTGTGTGGCCGATCTGGGCCGCGCGGGCGCTCCCGCCCAGGTAGTCCACATGTCGAATTCGGCTGCCGCCCTGACCCGACCGGACTTGTCACGCGACCTTGTGCGCGCCGGGATCGCCGTCTACGGACACACCCCCGTTCCGCAGCTCGGCGATTTCGGGCTGGCACCGGCGATGACGCTGACTGCCGAGATCGCGGTTGTCAAGAAAATCTCCGCAGGACAGGGCGTTTCGTACAACCACACGTGGGTTGCGCCGCGCGACACCACGATCGCAGTGGTCGCTTGTGGTTACGCAGACGGGATCCCGCGGGTACTGACCGACTGGTTGACCGTGGCAATCGACGGACGTCACTTCCGCAGCGTTGGGCGGATCTGCATGGACCAGTTCGTCGTCGACCTCGGACCAGGTAGAACCGAGGTGAGCGAGGGCGACCGGGCGGTGCTATTCGGTCCGGGTAGCTGTGGTGAAGCGACGGCAGCCGACTGGGCGCGCGCCGCGGGCACGATCGACTACGAGATCCTCTCGAGCATCCGCGGGCGCACCGCGCGGCGCTATGTGTCCCGAGCCAGGATCAACCGGCAGGCGTCCTGA
- a CDS encoding cyclase family protein: MTRVADMSDFRRVADDVRNWGRWGEADELGTLNFITPEKIAQAAATVEHGKVFSLGVDFGSSGPQGAFQYRQNPTHVMTIDGGDANTLMEYGPKWLRNPSAVQLGGYTKAGPMRFNDDMIIMPLQAATQWDALSHVYYEDKLYNGFPADSVSSLGAYYLGIDKVAGLGITSRGVLLDIVTLRGVPTFCELGEPITPAELDRAAKTQGVSVEPGDIVLIRTGWWARFVETGDGTEPGAGLDWTCASWLHDHQVAAVAADNLMVENPASGVDGAILPMHMLCLRDMGLMLGEYWNLTELAADCAADGRYEFQLVAPPLSVTGAVGSPINPIAIK, encoded by the coding sequence ATGACCCGCGTGGCCGATATGAGCGATTTCCGCCGGGTCGCCGACGACGTCCGTAACTGGGGCCGGTGGGGTGAGGCCGACGAACTCGGCACGCTGAACTTCATCACGCCGGAGAAGATCGCGCAGGCGGCGGCAACGGTCGAGCACGGCAAGGTGTTTTCACTCGGCGTCGACTTCGGCTCGTCGGGACCGCAGGGCGCGTTCCAGTACCGGCAAAATCCCACCCACGTGATGACGATCGACGGCGGCGACGCCAACACACTGATGGAGTACGGGCCGAAATGGCTGCGCAATCCGTCGGCCGTGCAGCTGGGCGGGTACACCAAGGCCGGGCCGATGCGGTTCAACGACGACATGATCATCATGCCGCTGCAGGCCGCCACCCAATGGGACGCGCTCTCCCACGTCTACTACGAGGACAAGCTCTACAACGGGTTTCCCGCGGACTCGGTGTCCAGCCTCGGTGCCTACTACCTGGGCATCGACAAGGTCGCCGGCCTGGGCATCACCTCGCGGGGCGTCCTGCTCGACATCGTCACACTGCGCGGGGTCCCGACGTTCTGTGAGCTCGGTGAGCCGATCACCCCGGCCGAACTCGACAGGGCAGCCAAGACGCAAGGCGTGAGTGTAGAACCCGGTGACATCGTGCTGATCCGAACTGGTTGGTGGGCAAGGTTTGTAGAGACCGGTGACGGGACGGAGCCGGGTGCTGGACTCGACTGGACCTGCGCATCGTGGCTGCACGACCATCAGGTGGCGGCGGTGGCGGCCGACAACCTGATGGTGGAGAATCCGGCGTCGGGGGTCGACGGTGCCATCCTGCCGATGCACATGCTGTGTCTGCGTGACATGGGTCTGATGCTGGGCGAGTACTGGAATCTCACGGAGTTGGCCGCTGATTGCGCGGCCGATGGCCGTTACGAATTCCAGCTCGTCGCACCGCCGCTGTCCGTCACCGGGGCGGTGGGGTCGCCGATCAACCCGATCGCGATCAAGTGA
- a CDS encoding mycofactocin-coupled SDR family oxidoreductase yields MAGRVEGKVAFVTGAARGQGRAHAVRLASEGADIIAVDICKKIDTVDLIAASTPEDLAETADLVKGHNRRIVTAEVDVRDYDALKAAVDSGVEQLGRLDIIVANAGIGNGGQTLDQTSETDWTAMIDINLGGVWKTVKAGVPHILAGERGGSIILTSSVGGIKAYPHCGHYVAAKHGVVGLMKTFAVELGAKNIRVNSVHPTNVNTPLFMNEGTMKLFRPDLENPGPDDIKVVGEFMHTLPIGWVEPEDIANAVLFLASDEARYITGVQLPVDGGSCLK; encoded by the coding sequence ATGGCAGGACGGGTAGAAGGCAAGGTCGCATTTGTCACCGGTGCGGCACGCGGACAAGGCCGCGCGCACGCGGTCCGGCTGGCGTCCGAGGGCGCCGACATCATCGCGGTCGATATCTGTAAGAAGATCGACACGGTCGACTTGATCGCCGCGTCCACGCCGGAGGATCTGGCCGAGACCGCCGATCTGGTCAAAGGCCACAACCGGCGCATCGTCACCGCCGAGGTCGACGTGCGCGACTACGACGCGCTGAAAGCAGCCGTGGACAGTGGCGTTGAGCAGCTGGGCCGGCTCGACATCATCGTTGCGAACGCAGGCATCGGCAACGGCGGCCAGACGCTGGACCAGACCAGCGAAACCGACTGGACCGCAATGATCGACATCAACCTGGGTGGCGTGTGGAAGACGGTCAAAGCCGGCGTGCCGCACATCCTCGCAGGTGAGCGCGGCGGCTCGATCATCCTGACCAGCTCCGTCGGCGGCATCAAGGCCTACCCGCACTGCGGCCACTACGTCGCCGCCAAGCACGGGGTCGTCGGCCTGATGAAGACGTTCGCGGTCGAGCTGGGCGCCAAGAACATCCGGGTCAATTCGGTGCACCCGACCAACGTGAACACCCCGCTGTTCATGAACGAAGGCACCATGAAGCTGTTCCGTCCCGACCTGGAGAACCCGGGCCCCGACGACATCAAGGTCGTCGGCGAATTCATGCACACGCTGCCGATCGGCTGGGTCGAGCCCGAGGATATCGCCAATGCGGTGCTGTTCCTGGCCTCCGATGAGGCCCGCTACATCACCGGTGTCCAGCTGCCCGTCGACGGCGGAAGCTGTTTGAAGTAG